The Rosa rugosa chromosome 1, drRosRugo1.1, whole genome shotgun sequence genomic sequence TTTTGTTATTAGAGCCTAAGGGTAGGGAGTGTAAACAGGCATGTTGGCTGTTGCAGCCTGCAGGAATATGCCAAAGGAAGTGGACTAGTTACCAGATACATCATAGAATCATAGCATGTGTGAAAGTAATGGACTAACAATCCAATAGAAAAACTATCCTCAATAATTGGTATGAAAGACTTCATGTGTATTAACTGAGTGTCTGCTAGATCAGAACACTAGACAATGCTGAATACTCAtcaatattatttaccaaaacAAGAGCAAAGATATGCCTTTGAAGTCAAAAGTATGTGTTTACCTGTGATAGAACAGAAACTGAAAGAGTATCCCATGAATTATCCATGCACATAGAATATGAGAAAACCTGCATTGATTAAAATGAGAACCGAGTAAAAAAAAAGCCTTAAAATGAACTCAATGGTCAACACTAGTACGACAGTTATGTCAACTGATACTTCATGGCTTGACAAGGATAAAATGACCAAAAGGCTGGTGACTTCACAATACAAACCAAGCATAAAAAACAGGAGAAACATTGCAGGTACCACTAACGAGTAACGATTCACACACCACTGCCATATCCCAATTCTTTTCACTTTAGAAAGAGTTGATGCTTATTTTTCTTATTACaaatattatatttaagttTATCTAGAGAATGACTTCGAGATAAATATCATATGAAATATGTGGCTATTTTTAGGGACTTCCCATGCATACACTGGATCTTTTCAGAGTTAACAAGAACAAGAGGAAGAAATATGGATTGCCACCTGAAGCAATTCACTGCATATGTCCATAGTGAGAAATCCTGCACTGGCAAATCTTTTGGTGGACAAAAACTGGAAGACCGGTAATACAATCTCGTATAAATTAACTCCTGGGGAAGATAATTCTTCACTGGATGGATCTCCCCTGTTATAAGCTTTAACTATAGAAACTGGATTTTTCAATCCATTGGGGGTCGAATTTTGCCCCTGAAATAAAACAAGCAAAGCAAATCCCCAGAGAAACTGATAATCTTCGGATTCCAATTGAACCATACTATATCCAGACAATAAGCTATTGCTTGATGTAGTTTCATCAGTGGATTTTGAAGATTCATTCTCTTCAAGATTCACTGGAACTGCATCCAATGCAATTGCCAGCAATATTACTGGCCAGGATTCTTCCAAGCAGGGCTGCAACTTTGATGATACCAGAGGTGATTGAATTCCATCAAGAAAAGGATTCCACTGCGAAGAGAAGAACATATAAGATGCTAGCCACAtatgtggaaaaaaaaaagagaaaaaaaaaaataaaagacagaaaaatggaaAGCTAACAGTTCCATCAGTCAGCTGACCTTTGCCTTAAGATGCACGCACAAGCAAATATAGCTGTAGTCCTTCAAGACTCTAATCCAGTACTTCCCAAGCATGTCTGAACTCTTTGAAAATAATGGTAAAAGTGCTAAATATTCATCTGGAACCGCACTTTGGTGTCTCCTCAAGAATGCATATGTATAACATTTGAGAGAGGCATGGGCAGCAAGAAGTCTTATCTTAATCTGCATTACAAATAAGATATTAGATTTATCTCTATAAACTCTACAAACGGAAAAACACGTCATCATCTTTATTAATAGCAGTAGCAACTAAAACAAAGTGGAGTCATAAAATTACGATATATTAAAAGAAAAGTTGGATAGAATGAAATGCTTATACCTTGCACGAGACCCATTCTGCAAATGAAGGATAATACAGGTCCTTGAAGTCATTCAATGGTCGTGAAATCAAAGAATATATGCGCTTAACAGCAATCTGATCACCCTTAATTATTCCGCTTGTGAATATCTGAATTTTTCATAATCCATTTCACATTACATTGTCTTTCACAAATTAATTAGAACATCACTattaaagaaaaattacaaatagATTTGTTTTTGTAGCGAACCTTTGTAGCCAACTGGAAGCCTGCTTCCAAAAGAATAGGACCAGAGGACGAGTCTAAGGCAGTGCGGACAGCAGACACTAGTTGCGCCTAAATTACATACAGCCTCGATTAGTTCATAGAAGTTTAGTGAAATTCAACTCTAAAAACCCTGTTCCCTCCATCCAAagagaaacagaaagaaaaaaaaaacatctccAAGCTATCACAGAGACAAAACACATCACTTTGTGATTTAACATGTAGGTCCTCGAATCTAATGGAATCTAgtgaataaacaaaaaataaaaagaaatttcaCTTAACAGACCTGATATTGTTCCAGCAGGAGGTGCCCTGGAAGCTCCGGGTCAGGAGTCCTCTCGAACTGTATCCAGCATCGCAAAATAGATATAGTAATGAATAAACCAATGaaattaaaataaagaatataaataGAAACACCGAAGTGAACTTGGGGTGTTGGCTAATGCTTAGCAGCACTATCAAATAAAAGATTCAAGGAAATTGAAAGTAGAAGTCATATGAACGAATTAGAGTATTTGAAAATATGATGTGTAGAATACGTACAGATAAGTATTTAGGAAGCACATAGTTTCCAATTAGATCAAAGCTTTATGTTCTTCGACATTCAGcaaaaagataaagaaaagaCAAGACAAGCTAGGGCAAGGTTTTTACAAGCTCAAGCAAGTCCCAGGACTGTATTTACTGATTTGTTTACTCCAACGACATGCATGTGGCACTTGTACCCCATATTGCTACTAATTTAGATCCCTAATGACGTCAGATTACACTTTAAATGGATTTACAGCTAAAAACCCCTAAAAAGCGACATTTGCGTAATTGGGGAGCTTATAGATGTAAAGATTCACAGCCACAATAAATTGCCTCAACTAGGTGTTCTGGTGGGATAAATATCAACAGAATTAGCATGTCCAGCCCAGATTTACCTTGTCTGTAATCGTACTCAGAAGTACTACACCAATTGGCTGCATGTTTTCAAACTGGATCGTGCTTATCTATgacaattaaaacaaaaaaagttaACTTTAACATATTTTGGGGTTCAGATATGTCAAACCAATATAACAAAACACAAATAACTTCACATCCAGTACCTGATAAGCAAGTGCTATAAGTTCTTGGATATGGAGGACAAGCCAATCACCAGAGGCCTGTCCATTAGTAGATTGGTCCCTAGCCAAACAGAGATCAAAATGAGCTGGATTCTTTCCAACAGCTCCAGGTAGGTAACTCAAACACCTACATACGATAAATTAGAAAGTTAATCAAATGAGGGGTACAACAAGTTTAAGTGAATTTTtgaaaagtattttttttttatatttttatttttatttagggGAGAGGACTCATCATATGGTGAGGGTCAAACCCATGAGGGTATCAGATCCCTCTAAAAGCACAGACCAAACACGTGCACACCTTTCTTCTAGTTCTTATGTTATGCAGGCTTTAAAATTATATGCTGAAAGCTATTTCTTTCATCTGAAATTGCACTTTTAAAATTATTCATAATCATTTTCTTGAGATCGAAGAAATAAAGTTTACAATACTTTTGCtacatttgtttgtttctttataGAATAAACATTTTCTGCCCAGTGGAATCTTGCTTAGGGTGCATTCATCCCACAATTATGCACTCGGGCACATGTATGAGTGTTCATGTGTGCAATGAATTGAATGTGTATCATTTCAGACAATGCATGGAAAATATCATCACATACTCAGCAGCAAATACTCTGGTTCGATATCTGAGGTGCTTTTCCCTGCTGAGAATCAACTGGGGTGAGCCTCTAGATCCAGAAACCATGTTATCATCATCTTCTCCAGAATTTAAACTTGGATCACCCTCTGTACCCACCGGATCATTTTCTAAACCGTTTATACTATCAGCATTTCTCCTCATTGATGCGGCAAGAACCTGAGAAAGGTTGACAATTTAGTGATTTGGgatcattaaaaaaaaagtaataataaGAACATGAAGGCGAGAAGTTTAGCCTAATTCTCAATTATACATCCAGAAGTAACGGTATCTACAAGAGAATTACAGATAATCAAAATAGTTTTCTGTTGGATCTTTTCTTCCACAATTTAGACCGTTGCTGTCAAAAATGCTGCTTCCTGAAAATAAGAACTCACCACACTTCGACATATTGACATCCAATGAGATGGACGTGAAGGGCTTGATGCATAGAGCAATCGCATAATTGTGGCTCGCACCAGATCACCAATCCTAAAAGGATACAAGTAGTTTAAAACATAACCGTACAGGGTAAAAGCCTCTCTCTGGTACAAAACATATATACTTACTTGCACTGAAGTGTGCACGTTAAACAGAAGAGAAAATAGAACACAATATTTAGATTGGTTAACTAAGGACATAGTAGTATTTTCTTAACATACTCGGAGTCAGTTTCTTCATCCAGCATTTGAAATAGTTTATCTTCTATTTGCTCGTTAACAACGGACACCTGTATAGAAGAGTATCAGCACTAGGATCTGACTCGGTATGATGAGAATTTGATAACAGAAAGTAAGATGAAGACATACTGGATCTTTCTCAATAAGATGCCGAAGAGTGGAAACAGCAAGATGCCTCAAAACTGGCTGCTTAGgagagcagaagaagaagaagaagtaagaATAAAAGTTACATATAGGAATTAGAACATGAATAATCACCTGGACAAATAAAGCAAACCTGTCTTGAGGATAAAGTAGGAAGAAGAGTTTGGACATGGGTGTGCACAGAAACAGCTTGTGGTGCAAATAGTACAAGTTGTTGAGTAAAGCGAACACTCCTGCAAGAATGATAGACGTTTTCAAGGGAGCCAACTCCTATTCTCTAACAgaggacccaaaaaaaaaagattgcagAAGAAAACATGTTATGAGAAACAGAAAAGGGGCAAAGATGTGGATTACATACTCGAGCATTGTTGCTGTTTCTTGCCCTGAGCTTATCTCTGAAATAACTGactgcaaaaaaaaattatcaaatgGATCAAACTCATGAATTTATGAACTAGTATACAACCGAAAAGAAGAAGATAGTTATTCTGTTGAgcattcaaaatttaaaaaagaaaaggccTATGAATATGCCAAGTCCAACTGCTTTAGTCCTTCAGTACAAGCTCAGAGGCAAAGGCAATGAACGACATATATACAATACCTTGCAACGTGAAAAGAAAATACTTCCAGGGGCAAGTTCAGGACCAAGAACAGCTACAATAGCATTTATAAGACGGCCAACCCCTTGCTGAAGTACAACCCAACCATTCTCCTCGGACAAAAGAATATCCAAAGCAAGGCCAAGTGTTGCCTGTAAAGGAGATGTGACAATAGAAGACCATCAGGTCAACTACGAACTAACAGTTCATCGTGCGAGAATCATAAGAGATACAAATTGAATTGACAGTCTGCTCTAGCAACAAATTGTAACAGTCATCGAAAATCAAATTTACCTGAACTTGAGATACATAGGACAAGCCAGCAGCTTCTATGGTTAACAGAAGTCCATGTAAAGACCAGATCTGTAAACCAGCTATTGAACTTTTAGCAAGCAAAGAAATTGAGCTCACAGTTGAAGGCACTAATGTTGACAATGCCATTCCTCCGGCACTGCAGGCAAAGTATGCAAGGACAGTGAGAAAACGTCGAGTTTCTCAATTGAGATATATAGCTAAACCATCCCAGGATCACTAATTCTTTTGTATtaagaaaataacaaatatGACAAGTTAGTGATCTAAAACAAATCTATCAAGTCAATAGTGTTCACTTAGAGTAAGATGCTCCTTATGATACCAATTGAAAGCACCTGCTCCTGTCCTCTTAGCACTTAAAATACCTGATCTATGTTAGTAGTTTCAACAACAAACTTGGCTCTTACTTGCAACGTGCAAACATCATATTCAGCGACGTAAATAACTATCTATGAATAAAACTAATATAAAAGCAGCTATTCAGGACCAATAAAATTATGAGAAAACTCAACTTAAACTAAAGTGAAATGCAGCCAAGAGTAAAAGCAAATAAAAGTCATTTGTACTATCACTCTCAGaccaaaattgaaaaaacaaaacttcACTTCCAAGGCTCTCACCTGCAATGAATGCAACCCAGAGCAAAAGCAATTGAACCTGCATAGTTTGAATCTGTTGCTCCAGTTAGGTCACCAAGCAGTGATCTTGTCTGTTTGTCACCCAAAACAATGAatgagagagggagggagggagggagagaggggatgaggaggagagagagatagagagagtctAGATGAAAACTGAACACACTAGGAAAAATAAAACACACTCAGCAACAGCATACAaagtttaaaagaaaaaaaaatgaaagagaaaaCTGACTTTCAACTCATCAAGAAAAGTGGGGGACTCTGCTTTTTCGTATCAAGTaaaaattgaaaacagaaaaacaaaggCGCATTTTGAAAGTAGAATGTTGAACTGACCATTCTTGCTGTAAAGATATCATTTCCAAGACGAGCTAAAAGGCCAAGACATTCTGATGCAGCCCTACGTTGTGATGGACAGATGTCACCCTCTGCTAGAATACTCTGTTAATTAGAATTACACGTGTCAGTAAGCTAGCATCTGACATTTCCTGACCAAAGCATACCTAAAGTATATTATGACAATTAGGCACCTGAAATATAGCCTGTGCTGAATTTAATACATCAACTGCTAATGGCTGGGAACGCAAGGAAAGCAAAGCCTGAAGAAAGCATTTAAACATCAACTAAGGTCAGTCCTAGCAAACCATAATACTGTATAAGTATATCAGAAAGGAAAAACAAGCACCTTGAATCCTGAAAGTAACCCCACACATATATTGGTTACACTAGCTGCATGCCATGGTTGCTTTCTTCCAGCTTTCATAGATTGCTCAATCATTCCAAGAAGTGACAGCATCCCACCACTATCCTGGGATAAATTCCAACTGATGTTAATAATCATTAACCAGTCTTCACAAGCTAATGTCGATATGCCACATTTCCCTACCTGAGAAGCAAACATGACTCCAAAGCAGAGAAGCATCTGGTTCACCAATATCTTGTTTACTGGTTCCGGCTTCAAGATCAAGTTTATTTCTTAGCTTATGAACTTTAAGtgaaacaaaaaatgaaaactaGGAAACAAATTAGAAGTACTTCAGGAAGTAAATATCAAAATTTCCAGAAACATGACTTCCATCGCATGTATTGGTGTGCAGGGGCAGACTTCACAAGCTTCAGTATATTAAAAGAAGCTAAAAAGGAAATAAAACTGTTGAGACAGTAAGCAAATCATCAACTAGAAAGAAAATACTATTACCTGAGGAAAGCTAGAAACTTCGTTCTCCCAGACACAGGGCATAATACCATCTTTTCCACCTTGAAAAGCACGAAGTTCATCTTCAAACCAATCCCTGAGTAAACACAATTAACAAAAACCAAATACCTCGTGAAttaaaaaatcaaaagaaaaatgaaaagagaaaGTACTGCAAGCTTGCTTATGAGTACATGCTGACATGTTGTCTAATAGTACCAGGCATCATCCAACAAACTTGGATAAAATGAAATTACAACATTCATTAATAGTTTTAGAAGAAACAACTGTAGAGCACCTTCCAGGAATCCAGGGACCTAACCATGCATCTCTTTTGTCTAACAGAAACCTCAAGCATGAACTTTCTTCACATCCAAAAGCCTCTCTTTTATATTTACAACAAGAAACAAGCATCCAGGTCAGGTAGACAGATATTAAAAAAAGCAATTCCAAAATATAGAATTTACGGAGGAATTCACATtcaatgtgtgtgtgtgtgtgtcctcATTCCtcactaaaaaatgaaaaaagaaatcaaatgcAAAGTAATGCAGGAATAAACTAGGCAATTATGATTACCTGAATGGACTAGTGCAAATTTGAATAATCTGGGGGTGTTCATTCTTATATGCCATTGGATCAGGAAGAGACTGATAAGCTATTAGTGTCCTGATAATAAATATATTCAGAGCAGGCTTCACATTTGGCAGTTCCTTGGCTGCTATCAGTGATATAAAGGATAAAGCCCTGCATTCCATCACAGTTCAGAAAATATGTTTAAACCGAATATAAAAGTATCACAGCCTCGGGCTCAAAGCCCCAAACTGAAGCATACTCAATGTGTCTATCTATCTATTAGCAAGACATCCACCATCTAGAGCCAGCCTTTATTTGAATGAATTAGGAGAACAATATACAGACAACAGGGATTTGCAAAATGAACTTACCTACTTAGGTATACAAGCACAGGTTGAAGCAAAATCCGATTATTCTTAGCATCATGGGAAAGAAAGCATCTTAAAAATGACGTAAGAGCATCAATTGCAGCAGACCACATGCTACAAAAGGAAAAAGTTGAAAGTCAAGATATAAAATCAATCAGAAAAATGCTCACTTTGTCTGCATTGCTGCATTTCTAATAGTATAATCTTATCAATTTCATTGAAAGAAAATCAATCACAAAAGACTTTCAAGACAGCCACTAACAGCTCAGAAGAGTTACTAGGAAACAATGGAAAAGACCAACTAATTATTCAAATCACAGGCAAATAGGCGATTTAATACAGTTCAAACATTACAACCAATGGCCCAACCCAGACCAAGATTTACATTTGATCGTTGCCAGACAGGTAATGCAGGGTCATATGTCATACTTACATCAATGGATtataagaaaaattaaaatgtaaagtATAGTTATATGGTTATATCAATGCACGTCAAATAAAAGCACTCTCAAAACTGTGTAAAATTAAGATATTCATATTTTCAAAAGATAAAACTGAGTTCTAAATAACAGACTAGTAAGAAATTGCAATCCTTAATATTTGGAGCATTTAAGAACAATCACCTGAACCATAATTGTGGTCCAAGCATAAGCAATCAAGATGAAGATATTAACCACTCAAGAAGAACAAGTCATGTTATGTCTTAACCCTAACTTGGCTAATACAGTTCAATTGTACGTCAACAGAAAATGTATCAAAGACATTGAAAGACTCAAAGGTTCAAATGGCAGAAGCAGGGAAAGTTGAAAGCGAGCAAGTATCCTAGAATTATAGAATATTTAGGCATGTTGGataatgagatttttttttttttttaggtgaaTATAATTAAACAGTACAATCTGACTTACCGAATCCTAGATATCAAATCCCCAGTTTGGTTAGTTTCATTTTGTGGGTTTCCAGTAAAAAGGGACACCCACAAGGAAAGAATATCAAAAACCTGGTCTTCAAGCTCCTGCATGTATGAAGAACAACACCTTAACTTACAAAGGTATCTGTTAAACTGTAGAATAAATGGTTCTATGACTCTTCTTTTATAAGTAGGGTAGGAATGGGATAGGTGATGGGACTGAATGTTGCCTGGTAAAGAAAACTATAATTTCAAAAATGATCCTTACCTCCTTTGGCATGGATGCTAAGAGAGATGACAAAAGTAACCACCCAGCTTCTTTTTCAATTGTAGCGGCCAGAGGATTCCGACTAGATTCAGTCAGCATTTTCTTTGAAACTTCAAGAACTGATTTGGGCAACCTGAGACAGTAAACAACTAGGAGTTCAGAACCAATAGTTCATGCTGGgtgctagaaaaaaaaaaattaaaaattaaaaaaaaaattgaaatgtaACAATGACCTAACAACACAAATAGCATCCACTTCCAAAGCCCTGGCAATGAAAGGCTAAGAAAACATGCCGGGCAGTATATATCACATTAATAGATAGGAAAACCAGCACTAAAAGAATTAAAATGCTCACAGCAACCATGCGTTGTAAAcccccggaaaaaaaaaaaaaagtgactgTTAGACAACCACTTGTACCAAAAGATCAAGCTGTCAGGGAATGGGCCAACAATGTATATCAAGCTAACAACCTCCCTCAAATGCATCTCCAACATTCACATGGAGACCCATACAATACAAAATTTCAGACAGAGAGGTGCAGCCCCACCATTCACCTGACCAACCAACAAAAAAGAGAGGAATTGGGAACTGGAGGATCTTAATCCAGGATCTCCTCCAACTAGGTTCTGATACCATTCAGATAACCACCCGCTTCAAAACCTTATGATTTGGGGAATGATCCGACAATATATATCAAGCTACCAACTACAAATATCCCAACGTATCTACTTTATTTCTTGGGTAAAATAAGGTTGGTATTACAGTAATCCACCAACCTAACCAATGACCAGTATGTCCCAAAGCATCTCTTCTTTCATAGAAGATAAGTGTTATATTGCATCCATGATAAACAAGATGAGACCATTACCTAGCGGGATAACCAAGAGGTAATTTTGGGGAAATGGACACCAGAGTTGCTAACACAGTAGCTTGCCCATGCAAAGAATCAAGCTCTAATTGCAAAGTGCTCCCCTGAGAAATATATAAAAAAGCAAGTCACTTAACTGAAACTATAGTTCATAGAAAGCATTCCACAGAATGCTTACAATCCACTAATACAATTTAAAAGATTCCATTATCCCACTGATGCAAGCAATTAGTTCACTTTAAACTGTGCTATGTTCTTACTTGATAAAAACAGCATCAAGTTGAACACCTAATCAAGGACCAAGAAAACATGGTAGCACGGTAGTTTACTAGGTAGACATGGAAGCATAAAGTAAAAAAATATACCAACATCTCAACTCACTCAACAGACCGCTATCCTAAAATGGAAAACACACCAATAAAGTAGGAGGCAGTTGGGATAGGGGAACTCCGTTTTTAACAAACTTAAAATGTGGACTGGGAGGCAGTTccatatattctttttgttagCTGTGTTGTGGTAGTTGCTATGTTCATATAGTGTTTGAGTAACTTCTGTTTTACATCGTAGGAGGAATGAAAGAAACCCCATTGATGCTTAGGATAAATTTAAAATCAGAAGTTGGCATTCAGCAATACAAATAAGTTAACTCAATGCATCACCTTTTCAAACGATATATTTTCTCTCAGAGCATTCAACATGGTCACCCCATATGAAATTAAACCACCAACACAGGTGGGATCAACCTCAGCCAGTGCACGCAATGTCAAAGCAGCCTCAATTCGTACCTGACCAAAGATTATCAATTAGAATTTACCCAAGAGAATTATCATATCAATGTTAACATTGCTACCTCCAGCATGATGAGATAAAAATAAGCTGTCATGTATAATAATCAACAACAATGCCACAGATAAACCAGTTCATAGAGAAATGAGAGAGTAACAATTTCAAATTGCATGACTACTTCAACTATGGAAAcaagaaaaaacaacaaaaaacaaaaaaaaaaaaaaaaaaaggaaagaagaagaagaaacaattcccaaaaaagaaatgaatatACAAATAAAAAGTAACAAAACATGCAAATTAGAGAACAACAATTGGGGCAATAATCCTGTGGATCGCAGTTTAACTTTAACCTTCAGCTAATGCAGCTTTACTATTGAAAAGAAACA encodes the following:
- the LOC133726167 gene encoding protein SWEETIE isoform X3, which codes for MNPDAQVQPRGKGPFPPAKKLEGGLQRHLALPFTKASGARSKDVRVGITLSWVFFLQAIRLKYLHPDSELQNYAIQVMDMLRADTSVDAYTLACVLYILRVGVTDQMTEPTQRIFLVFLGQQLMSPDASPSMKIAGLRTVSYTLKTLGEVPAEFKEVLDNTVVAAVSHSSQLVRIEAALTLRALAEVDPTCVGGLISYGVTMLNALRENISFEKGSTLQLELDSLHGQATVLATLVSISPKLPLGYPARLPKSVLEVSKKMLTESSRNPLAATIEKEAGWLLLSSLLASMPKEELEDQVFDILSLWVSLFTGNPQNETNQTGDLISRIRMWSAAIDALTSFLRCFLSHDAKNNRILLQPVLVYLSRALSFISLIAAKELPNVKPALNIFIIRTLIAYQSLPDPMAYKNEHPQIIQICTSPFREAFGCEESSCLRFLLDKRDAWLGPWIPGRDWFEDELRAFQGGKDGIMPCVWENEVSSFPQPEPVNKILVNQMLLCFGVMFASQDSGGMLSLLGMIEQSMKAGRKQPWHAASVTNICVGLLSGFKALLSLRSQPLAVDVLNSAQAIFQSILAEGDICPSQRRAASECLGLLARLGNDIFTARMTRSLLGDLTGATDSNYAGSIAFALGCIHCSAGGMALSTLVPSTVSSISLLAKSSIAGLQIWSLHGLLLTIEAAGLSYVSQVQATLGLALDILLSEENGWVVLQQGVGRLINAIVAVLGPELAPGSIFFSRCKSVISEISSGQETATMLESVRFTQQLVLFAPQAVSVHTHVQTLLPTLSSRQPVLRHLAVSTLRHLIEKDPVSVVNEQIEDKLFQMLDEETDSEIGDLVRATIMRLLYASSPSRPSHWMSICRSVVLAASMRRNADSINGLENDPVGTEGDPSLNSGEDDDNMVSGSRGSPQLILSREKHLRYRTRVFAAECLSYLPGAVGKNPAHFDLCLARDQSTNGQASGDWLVLHIQELIALAYQISTIQFENMQPIGVVLLSTITDKFERTPDPELPGHLLLEQYQAQLVSAVRTALDSSSGPILLEAGFQLATKIFTSGIIKGDQIAVKRIYSLISRPLNDFKDLYYPSFAEWVSCKIKIRLLAAHASLKCYTYAFLRRHQSAVPDEYLALLPLFSKSSDMLGKYWIRVLKDYSYICLCVHLKAKWNPFLDGIQSPLVSSKLQPCLEESWPVILLAIALDAVPVNLEENESSKSTDETTSSNSLLSGYSMVQLESEDYQFLWGFALLVLFQGQNSTPNGLKNPVSIVKAYNRGDPSSEELSSPGVNLYEIVLPVFQFLSTKRFASAGFLTMDICSELLQVFSYSMCMDNSWDTLSVSVLSQIVKNCPETFYELENFAYLAMELCLAYLCKVFLSTDVTSLDKSLGDLISSIFVTAKTLVNCFQPKKQLVSAALAFLLIGYKGIREVSTDFCFSKLDEYFKCTSLLLKRFIDDTCSVGDDGILQMRKILGTCLNVITDLTKDCIKCIHMLENKRSDSHTLLQTKLAFSLEQTISFAKLGYEMDYLEDNTDGDSIYYGMFKYCTRCVQTVLTDSSLQVQEIGLQVLKNLIQKGTDAEDDTFLMLFVGELACDFFLIMQNMLKKPVTEKSASVAGECLRLLVLLQTSSKSSECQRGFMNLLLEAVIVVFKASEEGSSQEVNKLRSIAVRLVSHLAQVPSSAVHFKDVLLSMPLTHRQQFQGFIRASVTQEHNATQMKPTTPFLEIKLPVPTVVSKEKQYPLPATTTSHSSVSDYQRDEEEEEDEDDWDAFQSFPATSNAAEIDSRVDSALETPDLVEKSSPSEVNTESDQFHGDSVSQPLNNVEATSKADHQEAGIAEVISDSPDDLTSSQGNILCDNVKTEKPDDSQTNSGVIEALDDQKERDDKLLSGPEEGKGAELNQVTEHRTSELHPIEDAEGLVGKNSAHHEQGKENTDNRPVQSSLDPVKLGEEVKGGGSNQVTEQIPSELHPVEDAQGSVAVNSAHHEQGKEIPDNRSVQSSSDPVKLDQEVKDKREDKEESAVEDSRPQQH